One stretch of Sylvia atricapilla isolate bSylAtr1 chromosome 4, bSylAtr1.pri, whole genome shotgun sequence DNA includes these proteins:
- the UFSP2 gene encoding ufm1-specific protease 2 isoform X1, with product MDLLFRIRGGLDLAFQLATTDEASTKKALGYVFSDLENKLSSEVVVFRICHSSVYVWPNNGMSTVPELTEESPCKEIRQFIQSDQDDETKRKLGKKKDKKLQDPQQIINVDLMLEMTSSLAAVAPVIEREKKEHHYINMTLPVDVVVSVSPEEPWGKVQNLLVKAIHGQLTDMERCIMKYVKGTSIVVPEQFHFMLPGKNHLVTVSYPTGISDDQLESYRKELHGLYNLPCDRPYFKRANAYHFPDEPYKDGYLRNPHLHLSSPSMESGMVCLVQGVYSYHHYMQEHLDDSGWGCAYRSLQTICSWFRHQGYVDQPVPTHKEIQQALVDAGDKPAAFVGSRQWIGSIEVQLVLNQLYGITSKILFVSQGSELGLQGRELANHFKTEGTPIMIGGGVLAHTILGVAWNETTGHIKYLILDPHYTGGEDLHVILEKGWCGWKGPEFWSKDAYYNLCLPQRPKAI from the exons ATGGATTTACTCTTCAGAATAAGAGGAGGCTTGGATCTTGCATTTCAGCTTGCAACTACTGATG AGGCATCGACAAAGAAAGCATTAGGATATGTTTTCAGTGATCTGGAGAACAAACTGTCCTCAGAGGTGGTTGTGTTCAGAATTTGCCACAGCTCAGTGTATGTGTGGCCCAACAATGGTATGAGCACAGTCCCAGAGCTGACTGAGGAGTCTCCATGTAAGGAGATAAGGCAATTTATACA ATCTGATCAAGATGATGAGACCAAACGAAAGCTTGgcaaaaaaaaggataaaaagttACAGGACCCG cagcagataaTCAATGTAGACCTCATGTTGGAAATGACATCTTCATTAGCTGCTGTGGCTCCAGTCattgaaagggaaaagaaggaacacCACTACATAAATATGACATTACCAGTTGATGTTGTTGTATCTGTTTCTCCAGAAGAACCATGGGGAAA GGTACAAAATCTCCTAGTGAAAGCAATTCACGGGCAATTAACTGACATGGAAAGATGTATCATGAAATATGTGAAAGGAACATCAATTGTGGTACCAGAACAATTTCATTTCATGTTGCCTGGAAAAAATCACCTCGTAACAGTCTCATATCCTACGGGTATTTCAGATGATCAGCTGGAAAGCTACAGAAAG GAATTGCATGGGTTATACAATCTGCCTTGTGACAGACCATATTTCAAGAGAGCAAATGCTTATCATTTTCCAGATGAGCCATATAAAGATGGATATCTCAGAAATCCACATTTACATCTTAGTTCACCTAGTATGGAGTCTGGTATG GTGTGTCTAGTCCAAGGTGTGTACAGTTACCACCACTACATGCAGGAGCACCTGGATGACagtggctggggctgtgcctaCCGCTCCCTGCAGACTATCTGCTCTTGGTTCAGGCACCAAGGCTACGTGGATCAACCTGTACCTACACACAAGGAAATCCAGCAG GCACTGGTTGATGCTGGAGACAAACCTGCAGCATTTGTTGGCTCACGGCAGTGGATTGGTTCAATTGAGGTGCAGCTTGTTTTGAATCAGCTTTATGGAATAACATCCAAAATATTATTTGTCAG CCAGGGTTCTGAATTAGGATTGCAGGGAAGAGAGCTTGCCAATCACTTCAAGACTGAGGGAACTCCAATTATGATTG GTGGAGGTGTTTTGGCTCACACAATATTAGGAGTGGCTTGGAATGAGACTACAGGGCACATAAAATACTTGATTCTAGACCCCCATTACACAGGAGGAGAAGATCTGCATGTGATTTTGGAAAAG GGCTGGTGTGGATGGAAGGGCCCAGAGTTTTGGAgcaaggatgcttattacaatCTCTGCCTACCTCAACGACCAAAAGCTATTTAA
- the UFSP2 gene encoding ufm1-specific protease 2 isoform X2, with product MDLLFRIRGGLDLAFQLATTDEASTKKALGYVFSDLENKLSSEVVVFRICHSSVYVWPNNGMSTVPELTEESPCKEIRQFIQSDQDDETKRKLGKKKDKKLQDPQIINVDLMLEMTSSLAAVAPVIEREKKEHHYINMTLPVDVVVSVSPEEPWGKVQNLLVKAIHGQLTDMERCIMKYVKGTSIVVPEQFHFMLPGKNHLVTVSYPTGISDDQLESYRKELHGLYNLPCDRPYFKRANAYHFPDEPYKDGYLRNPHLHLSSPSMESGMVCLVQGVYSYHHYMQEHLDDSGWGCAYRSLQTICSWFRHQGYVDQPVPTHKEIQQALVDAGDKPAAFVGSRQWIGSIEVQLVLNQLYGITSKILFVSQGSELGLQGRELANHFKTEGTPIMIGGGVLAHTILGVAWNETTGHIKYLILDPHYTGGEDLHVILEKGWCGWKGPEFWSKDAYYNLCLPQRPKAI from the exons ATGGATTTACTCTTCAGAATAAGAGGAGGCTTGGATCTTGCATTTCAGCTTGCAACTACTGATG AGGCATCGACAAAGAAAGCATTAGGATATGTTTTCAGTGATCTGGAGAACAAACTGTCCTCAGAGGTGGTTGTGTTCAGAATTTGCCACAGCTCAGTGTATGTGTGGCCCAACAATGGTATGAGCACAGTCCCAGAGCTGACTGAGGAGTCTCCATGTAAGGAGATAAGGCAATTTATACA ATCTGATCAAGATGATGAGACCAAACGAAAGCTTGgcaaaaaaaaggataaaaagttACAGGACCCG cagataaTCAATGTAGACCTCATGTTGGAAATGACATCTTCATTAGCTGCTGTGGCTCCAGTCattgaaagggaaaagaaggaacacCACTACATAAATATGACATTACCAGTTGATGTTGTTGTATCTGTTTCTCCAGAAGAACCATGGGGAAA GGTACAAAATCTCCTAGTGAAAGCAATTCACGGGCAATTAACTGACATGGAAAGATGTATCATGAAATATGTGAAAGGAACATCAATTGTGGTACCAGAACAATTTCATTTCATGTTGCCTGGAAAAAATCACCTCGTAACAGTCTCATATCCTACGGGTATTTCAGATGATCAGCTGGAAAGCTACAGAAAG GAATTGCATGGGTTATACAATCTGCCTTGTGACAGACCATATTTCAAGAGAGCAAATGCTTATCATTTTCCAGATGAGCCATATAAAGATGGATATCTCAGAAATCCACATTTACATCTTAGTTCACCTAGTATGGAGTCTGGTATG GTGTGTCTAGTCCAAGGTGTGTACAGTTACCACCACTACATGCAGGAGCACCTGGATGACagtggctggggctgtgcctaCCGCTCCCTGCAGACTATCTGCTCTTGGTTCAGGCACCAAGGCTACGTGGATCAACCTGTACCTACACACAAGGAAATCCAGCAG GCACTGGTTGATGCTGGAGACAAACCTGCAGCATTTGTTGGCTCACGGCAGTGGATTGGTTCAATTGAGGTGCAGCTTGTTTTGAATCAGCTTTATGGAATAACATCCAAAATATTATTTGTCAG CCAGGGTTCTGAATTAGGATTGCAGGGAAGAGAGCTTGCCAATCACTTCAAGACTGAGGGAACTCCAATTATGATTG GTGGAGGTGTTTTGGCTCACACAATATTAGGAGTGGCTTGGAATGAGACTACAGGGCACATAAAATACTTGATTCTAGACCCCCATTACACAGGAGGAGAAGATCTGCATGTGATTTTGGAAAAG GGCTGGTGTGGATGGAAGGGCCCAGAGTTTTGGAgcaaggatgcttattacaatCTCTGCCTACCTCAACGACCAAAAGCTATTTAA